One window from the genome of Corynebacterium sp. SCR221107 encodes:
- a CDS encoding SRPBCC family protein encodes MSEFELSRTATVNAPIQAVHDAIADLHKWEQWSPWQDLDPNMEQFYSGPEAGIGASVYWVGNSAAGEGKMTIVTDEPSIVEVDIEFLKPFKATNRSHFYLAPKDEGSTTVIWQMTGHLNRIFKFIYRLAKMEEKIGADFEKGLARLGEYVTG; translated from the coding sequence ATGAGCGAATTTGAATTGTCACGCACCGCGACAGTGAATGCTCCCATTCAGGCGGTTCACGATGCCATCGCTGACCTTCACAAGTGGGAGCAATGGTCGCCATGGCAAGACCTTGATCCCAACATGGAGCAATTTTATTCTGGTCCAGAAGCAGGCATCGGGGCCAGCGTGTACTGGGTCGGGAACAGCGCCGCAGGCGAAGGCAAGATGACCATCGTCACCGATGAACCCAGCATCGTCGAAGTTGACATCGAGTTCCTCAAACCGTTCAAGGCGACGAACCGCAGCCACTTCTACCTCGCGCCAAAAGATGAAGGCTCGACAACCGTCATTTGGCAGATGACCGGTCATCTAAACCGCATCTTCAAGTTCATTTACAGACTCGCGAAAATGGAGGAAAAGATTGGCGCCGATTTCGAGAAAGGGCTTGCTCGCCTTGGCGAATATGTGACCGGCTAA
- a CDS encoding DEAD/DEAH box helicase, which translates to MSSDLRAWQRKALTKYLMTNPKDFLAVATPGAGKTTFALRVATELVGNRTVDRIVVVVPTEHLKVQWAASAARVGLSLDPYFTNSDAVNPQYHGVVVTYAQVAMHPYKHRAVATAKRTLVILDEIHHGGDAKSWGDGIREAYSDAERRLALTGTPFRSDDSPIPFVRYVEDGEGHLVSRSDHTYGYSDALADGVVRPVVFLAYSGEARWRTSAGEEYAARLGEPLNAEQTARAWKTALDPKGDWIPAVLRAAHTRLLQTRKHIPDAGGLVIATDTTTARAYAKILSKLSSTPVSVILSDEPGSSENIEKFSESADEWMVAVRMVSEGVDVPRLAVGVYATSSSTPLFFAQAIGRFVRSRRRGETASVFLPSVPVLLDLAAKLETSRDHVLGKPDRPKEGWDDELIAQANKTETEKDELKSYESLGAEAELDSLIFDGSQFGTTTMAGSAEEADYLGLPGLLDADQMRTLLRRRQAEQLDAREAAEKERRRKEAEARAAQGTKHAQERVASQEIPHLRKELNALVAITAARTGRPHGAIHTEVRQKCGGPPTAMCSAEQLKARIEYLRRW; encoded by the coding sequence GTGAGTTCTGACCTTCGCGCCTGGCAGCGCAAGGCGCTCACGAAATACTTAATGACCAACCCGAAGGACTTCCTGGCTGTGGCTACCCCCGGTGCAGGTAAGACCACCTTCGCTTTGCGGGTAGCCACCGAGCTCGTTGGCAATCGTACCGTCGATCGCATCGTCGTGGTGGTGCCCACCGAACACCTCAAGGTTCAGTGGGCCGCCTCCGCGGCGCGGGTTGGCCTATCGCTTGACCCTTATTTCACCAACAGCGACGCTGTAAACCCGCAATATCACGGCGTCGTGGTCACGTATGCGCAGGTTGCCATGCACCCCTATAAGCATCGCGCAGTGGCCACAGCAAAACGCACTCTCGTTATCCTCGACGAAATCCACCACGGCGGTGATGCCAAGAGTTGGGGCGATGGTATACGGGAGGCATACTCCGATGCCGAGCGTCGCCTCGCGTTGACAGGCACGCCGTTCCGCTCCGACGACTCGCCGATTCCTTTTGTGCGCTATGTTGAGGACGGTGAGGGGCACCTCGTGTCCCGTTCGGATCACACCTATGGCTATTCCGACGCGCTTGCCGACGGAGTCGTGCGGCCTGTGGTCTTTCTTGCCTATTCCGGCGAGGCTCGTTGGCGCACCAGCGCAGGCGAGGAGTATGCCGCACGCCTCGGAGAGCCGCTTAATGCGGAACAAACCGCTCGGGCATGGAAGACAGCGCTCGACCCCAAGGGGGATTGGATTCCCGCGGTGCTTCGCGCGGCGCACACCCGATTGTTGCAAACGCGGAAACACATCCCCGATGCCGGTGGTCTGGTGATCGCGACGGATACGACGACAGCCCGAGCCTACGCGAAGATTTTGTCAAAACTGTCATCCACCCCGGTATCTGTGATTTTGTCCGATGAACCGGGTTCTTCGGAAAACATCGAGAAGTTTTCCGAAAGCGCCGACGAGTGGATGGTTGCGGTGCGCATGGTCTCCGAGGGCGTTGACGTACCCAGACTTGCTGTGGGTGTATACGCCACCAGTTCCTCTACACCGCTGTTCTTTGCCCAGGCGATCGGGCGCTTCGTGCGTTCACGGCGACGTGGTGAAACCGCCTCGGTGTTCCTGCCTTCCGTTCCGGTCTTGCTCGACCTTGCTGCCAAGCTAGAAACCTCTCGCGACCACGTGCTGGGCAAACCAGACCGGCCAAAAGAGGGGTGGGACGATGAACTCATCGCCCAAGCAAACAAAACGGAGACCGAAAAAGACGAGCTCAAAAGCTATGAGTCCCTCGGCGCGGAGGCGGAGCTGGATTCGTTGATTTTCGATGGCTCACAATTTGGCACTACCACCATGGCAGGTTCGGCCGAAGAAGCCGACTACCTCGGGCTACCCGGCTTGTTGGATGCGGATCAGATGAGAACCCTGCTGCGCCGGCGCCAGGCCGAACAACTTGACGCTCGCGAGGCTGCGGAGAAGGAACGCCGCCGCAAGGAAGCAGAGGCACGCGCGGCGCAAGGCACCAAGCATGCACAGGAGCGCGTGGCGAGCCAAGAGATTCCGCATTTGCGCAAGGAGCTCAACGCTCTCGTCGCCATCACCGCCGCGCGGACTGGGCGCCCACACGGCGCTATCCACACCGAAGTGCGACAAAAATGCGGCGGTCCACCAACCGCGATGTGCTCGGCCGAACAACTTAAGGCGCGGATAGAGTATTTGCGTCGCTGGTAG
- a CDS encoding DUF3039 domain-containing protein encodes MSTTTKTIERPDVREDTRTGDDTPKFFHYVKKDQIVESAVSGRMVVALCGETFPVTKQAKPGSPVCPDCERIYKGLRKK; translated from the coding sequence GTGAGTACGACGACGAAGACTATTGAACGCCCAGATGTACGGGAAGATACCCGCACAGGTGATGACACACCGAAGTTCTTCCACTACGTAAAAAAGGATCAGATCGTGGAATCCGCGGTCTCAGGTCGCATGGTCGTGGCTCTGTGTGGCGAGACATTTCCCGTAACCAAGCAGGCAAAACCCGGCTCTCCGGTATGCCCTGACTGTGAGCGCATCTATAAGGGACTGCGTAAGAAGTGA
- a CDS encoding DUF3099 domain-containing protein, with product MSFHDEETEAGKDAYIVDHDQVVDVDGAFEASDTVSRTRFRWFKRGKVALITDAHRSPVENLHHRETLYKWLQGSRVPFLLASGVTYIWMHNIFLSVVLFCISIPLPWIAVVVANGVGEPKDPRTPSVYKPALARMNLETGPQLRSAQSLSIEAGAPLASEAATGATGTPPRGSDVTVTTGDDSLLTDAHGQHASKDGSGLQYSPPSGTIENEIIDHKAGTSGNAETP from the coding sequence ATGAGCTTTCACGACGAGGAAACTGAGGCCGGTAAGGACGCCTATATTGTCGACCACGACCAAGTTGTGGATGTCGATGGCGCTTTCGAGGCTTCCGACACAGTCTCTCGCACTCGTTTTCGCTGGTTTAAGCGCGGCAAGGTCGCGTTGATTACGGACGCTCATAGATCACCGGTTGAGAATCTGCATCATCGCGAGACCCTGTATAAATGGCTCCAGGGTTCCCGAGTACCTTTCCTTCTGGCATCTGGAGTCACTTACATTTGGATGCACAACATCTTCTTGTCAGTCGTCCTCTTTTGCATATCTATCCCACTGCCGTGGATTGCTGTGGTCGTCGCCAATGGAGTCGGCGAGCCGAAGGATCCGCGCACACCTAGTGTCTACAAGCCAGCTCTGGCCCGTATGAATTTAGAAACGGGACCCCAACTTAGGTCTGCGCAATCGCTTTCTATTGAAGCTGGCGCGCCCTTGGCGTCGGAGGCAGCAACGGGCGCCACAGGAACGCCCCCGCGTGGTAGCGATGTCACGGTGACCACGGGGGACGATTCTTTGCTTACCGACGCCCACGGTCAGCATGCCTCGAAAGACGGCAGTGGCCTTCAATACTCACCACCTTCTGGCACCATCGAAAACGAAATCATCGACCACAAAGCCGGCACATCCGGCAACGCTGAGACCCCATAG
- a CDS encoding DUF7782 domain-containing protein gives MRTPLGQVSPQLIAHLRHADFTASRISEFLGTSANAALYRGEPGAVLRILRTQVEAALRTCEESTIENVHHFAGLIEFFLLHRPLSSQGLEALLGQELAQSLINVGMVGSVGCQAGEVGQPVPDPHEGAHTWIPLYDIRPHVIRGEDYWVISDRDASMVEGHVPAANHVLGVGAASLSLLSVTPQSPVESVLDLGTGSGVQVLGQLKVAERIIATDFYPRALDLAEATLVPAIAGLDADTTAAVSLVEGSWFSPVQGMRFDRIVSNPPFVVSTGHIHHGYRDSGLDLDGATELVVREAIDHLTAGGHAHILGAWVHRNGEDWRQRLSSWLPDEGVAAWILQRDVADPELYVGTWLRDESIDPRSQQAITRTQQWLSHFADNEVTGIGFGYIHLERIEDGEPSDVLIEELSHQVDDYLGDEVEEYFTRARWLRDQTPESIMASNFVLRPGIALEDVSVADEESGMGFTQAVLRLTRTEGPRFSHEIDSHLRAIVAGLHPQGLSLGEVAQLYAFSHNLDEDALANALVSPIVDLVRHGLLLPASLIDEGRGDVL, from the coding sequence ATGCGTACCCCCCTTGGACAGGTATCCCCCCAGCTCATCGCCCATCTCCGCCATGCCGACTTCACCGCTTCTCGTATCAGCGAGTTCTTAGGTACCAGCGCAAACGCGGCGCTGTATCGGGGCGAACCCGGCGCGGTTCTGCGCATCCTTCGTACCCAAGTGGAGGCAGCGTTGCGAACCTGCGAGGAGTCGACAATTGAGAATGTTCACCACTTCGCCGGTCTGATCGAGTTCTTCCTGCTGCACCGTCCGCTAAGCTCACAAGGACTAGAGGCTTTGCTTGGTCAAGAACTAGCACAGTCGCTCATTAACGTTGGCATGGTCGGGTCAGTTGGCTGCCAGGCTGGTGAGGTTGGTCAACCGGTTCCCGATCCACACGAAGGAGCGCACACATGGATTCCGCTCTACGACATCCGGCCACATGTAATTCGCGGAGAAGACTATTGGGTGATCTCCGATCGCGATGCGTCCATGGTCGAAGGTCACGTGCCCGCCGCCAATCACGTCTTAGGCGTGGGTGCTGCAAGCCTGTCGTTGCTGTCGGTGACTCCTCAGTCACCAGTGGAATCGGTGCTTGATCTAGGCACAGGTTCCGGCGTCCAGGTACTCGGGCAGCTCAAGGTTGCCGAGCGCATAATTGCCACAGATTTCTACCCGCGTGCCTTGGATCTTGCCGAGGCCACCCTCGTACCGGCCATAGCCGGCCTAGATGCAGACACCACAGCGGCAGTGTCCCTGGTGGAAGGTTCCTGGTTTTCCCCAGTACAGGGAATGCGCTTCGATCGAATCGTGTCCAACCCGCCATTTGTCGTCAGCACCGGACACATTCACCACGGTTACCGCGACTCCGGTCTGGATTTGGACGGCGCCACCGAATTGGTGGTGCGGGAGGCCATTGACCATCTCACAGCGGGCGGGCACGCGCATATCCTCGGGGCATGGGTTCACCGCAACGGCGAGGATTGGCGGCAGCGTTTGAGCTCATGGCTGCCAGATGAGGGCGTGGCTGCTTGGATTTTGCAACGCGATGTCGCCGATCCGGAATTATACGTTGGCACCTGGCTGCGCGATGAGAGTATCGATCCTCGCAGCCAGCAGGCCATTACTCGCACCCAGCAATGGCTGAGTCACTTCGCCGACAATGAAGTCACTGGCATTGGCTTCGGCTACATCCACTTAGAACGCATTGAAGATGGTGAACCCTCCGACGTACTGATCGAGGAATTGAGCCATCAGGTCGACGACTATCTCGGCGACGAGGTTGAGGAGTATTTCACCCGCGCTCGGTGGCTTAGGGATCAAACTCCCGAGTCCATCATGGCGAGTAATTTCGTATTGCGCCCGGGGATTGCTCTCGAAGATGTCTCGGTCGCGGATGAGGAATCTGGCATGGGCTTCACGCAGGCGGTACTGCGACTAACGCGTACGGAGGGGCCTCGGTTTAGCCACGAAATCGACTCCCATCTGCGCGCCATCGTGGCGGGTCTCCATCCACAAGGGTTGAGCCTAGGCGAGGTGGCACAGCTATATGCCTTCAGCCACAATCTGGACGAGGATGCGCTGGCAAACGCCCTCGTGTCCCCTATCGTCGATTTAGTACGCCACGGTTTGCTGCTGCCTGCTTCGCTTATCGACGAAGGACGCGGCGACGTCCTCTAG
- the dtd gene encoding D-aminoacyl-tRNA deacylase, protein MKAVLTRVSQASVTVDGEITGAISCEETGGILALIGVGEADEPQAWEKMADKIAHLRILEGEKSALDVTAPVLVVSQFTLMGATAKGRRPSWSAAAKGEVAEPIITKIVARLREYGLSVEEGRFGAMMKVSSINEGPFTVLVET, encoded by the coding sequence ATGAAAGCCGTGCTGACCCGCGTGAGCCAAGCCAGCGTGACCGTCGACGGGGAGATTACTGGGGCAATTTCCTGCGAGGAAACCGGAGGGATCCTCGCCCTGATCGGCGTGGGGGAAGCCGATGAGCCACAAGCATGGGAGAAGATGGCGGACAAGATCGCCCATCTTCGCATTCTCGAAGGGGAAAAATCGGCACTCGACGTGACAGCGCCGGTCCTGGTGGTGAGCCAGTTTACGCTCATGGGCGCGACAGCGAAGGGCAGGCGCCCGTCATGGTCGGCTGCAGCCAAGGGCGAGGTAGCCGAACCAATCATCACCAAAATTGTTGCGAGGCTGCGCGAATACGGCTTGTCAGTGGAAGAAGGACGTTTCGGCGCGATGATGAAGGTATCTAGTATCAACGAAGGGCCTTTTACGGTGCTTGTTGAAACCTAA
- a CDS encoding sigma-70 family RNA polymerase sigma factor, giving the protein MTSPAAHDSAEFDLEAEETATGTRRGHTNDNPSADLVRVYLNGIGKTALLTAEDEVELAKTIEVGLYAEYLLENSPEPLTRAMKRDLKVLVKEGRKARSHLLEANLRLVVSLAKRYTGRGMPLLDLIQEGNLGLIRAMEKFDYTKGFKFSTYATWWIRQAITRGMADQSRTIRLPVHLVEQVNKLARIKREMYQNLGREATNEELAAESGIDESKIEILLRQSRDPVSLDMPVGADEEAPLGDFIEDSEAADAESAVVASLRHSDIREVIGTLEPREQDVIRMRYGLDDGVPRTLDQIGRTYGLSRERVRQIEREVMAKLRDGYRAARLREYAF; this is encoded by the coding sequence ATGACAAGCCCTGCAGCACACGACTCTGCAGAATTTGACCTTGAGGCAGAGGAGACAGCCACCGGCACTCGTCGTGGACATACCAATGACAATCCTTCTGCCGACCTGGTCAGGGTATACCTCAACGGCATCGGCAAAACCGCGCTGTTGACCGCCGAAGATGAGGTTGAACTGGCAAAGACCATTGAGGTCGGACTGTATGCGGAATACCTCCTAGAGAACTCACCGGAACCACTCACCCGCGCCATGAAGCGCGACCTCAAAGTGCTCGTCAAGGAAGGACGCAAGGCAAGGTCGCACCTACTGGAGGCCAACTTGCGCCTCGTCGTTTCCTTAGCAAAGCGCTACACCGGTCGTGGCATGCCCCTGCTGGACCTCATTCAAGAGGGTAATCTCGGCTTGATCCGCGCGATGGAAAAGTTCGATTACACCAAGGGATTTAAGTTCTCCACGTACGCGACGTGGTGGATTCGTCAGGCAATTACCAGAGGCATGGCGGATCAATCGCGCACCATTCGCCTTCCTGTTCACCTCGTCGAGCAGGTCAATAAATTGGCTCGCATCAAGCGTGAAATGTATCAAAACCTCGGCCGTGAAGCCACAAATGAGGAACTCGCCGCAGAGTCTGGGATTGATGAATCAAAAATTGAAATCCTGCTGCGACAGTCCCGCGACCCAGTAAGTCTAGACATGCCGGTCGGCGCGGATGAAGAGGCCCCCTTGGGTGACTTTATCGAGGACTCCGAGGCCGCCGATGCCGAATCGGCAGTAGTAGCTTCCCTTCGCCACAGCGATATCCGCGAAGTGATCGGCACCCTGGAACCTCGCGAACAAGACGTGATCCGAATGCGCTACGGTCTAGACGATGGAGTTCCGCGCACCTTGGATCAGATTGGACGAACATACGGTCTTTCACGCGAACGTGTCCGTCAAATCGAGCGCGAGGTCATGGCAAAACTCCGCGACGGCTACCGCGCTGCCCGTCTCCGCGAATACGCTTTCTAA
- a CDS encoding metal-dependent transcriptional regulator — MKDLVDTTEMYLRTIYELEEEGITPLRARIAERLEQSGPTVSQTVARMERDGLVVVANDRSLQMTPEGRRLATAVMRKHRLAERLLTDVIGLDIQKVHDEACRWEHVMSEEVERRLVDVLDDVDRSPFGNPIPGLKDLGVSKQDKLEPGLRAIDVKSDGPVQVKVIQINEILQVDVDQFAALMDAGITVGAVCSLDNRNGRVYLSSGDNSVELLDDLAHAVRVELI, encoded by the coding sequence ATGAAGGACTTGGTCGATACCACAGAAATGTATCTTCGCACCATTTATGAGCTGGAAGAAGAGGGCATTACTCCCCTCCGCGCCCGCATCGCTGAGCGCCTCGAGCAGTCTGGCCCCACGGTGAGCCAGACTGTGGCCCGCATGGAGCGAGATGGGCTCGTCGTAGTAGCCAACGACCGTAGCCTGCAAATGACGCCAGAAGGGCGTCGCTTAGCCACCGCAGTCATGCGCAAACACCGCTTGGCTGAGCGGTTGCTGACCGATGTCATTGGGTTAGATATTCAAAAGGTTCACGATGAGGCGTGCCGCTGGGAACATGTCATGAGCGAGGAAGTGGAGCGTCGTCTCGTGGACGTTTTGGATGATGTTGACCGCTCCCCATTCGGTAATCCTATCCCGGGATTGAAGGATTTGGGCGTGAGCAAGCAGGACAAACTTGAGCCTGGCCTGCGAGCAATCGATGTGAAGTCGGATGGCCCAGTTCAAGTTAAAGTGATTCAGATCAATGAGATCCTTCAAGTTGATGTAGATCAGTTTGCAGCCCTCATGGATGCGGGCATTACCGTTGGCGCGGTGTGCTCCCTCGATAATCGAAACGGGCGCGTCTACCTAAGCTCTGGTGATAACTCGGTCGAGCTTCTTGATGATCTAGCGCACGCAGTGCGCGTTGAGCTAATCTAG
- the galE gene encoding UDP-glucose 4-epimerase GalE, whose product MKLLVTGGAGYVGSVCATVLLEEGHEVVIVDNFTTGNREAVPAGATLVEGDVAEVAGDVLSAGDFDAVVHFAARSLVGESVDKPDEYWHHNFVTTLALLDAMRANNVNNLVFSSTAATYGEPKVVPITEDAETKPTNPYGATKLAIDYAISSYAKAFGLAATSLRYFNVAGAYGNVGENREVETHLIPLILQVALGHRDKIMMFGDDWPTPDGTPIRDYIHIRDLAQAHVLALQSNEKGIHRIFNLGSGDGYSVKEVIQACREVTGHPIPAEVAPRRAGDPAVLIASSEKAMQQLGWRPQFTDIHKIVEDAWAFTSQLGDKAHSARR is encoded by the coding sequence ATGAAGCTTTTGGTCACAGGCGGCGCAGGCTATGTCGGCAGTGTATGCGCCACGGTGCTACTCGAGGAAGGCCACGAGGTTGTCATCGTGGATAACTTCACCACCGGCAATCGTGAAGCGGTGCCCGCGGGCGCTACCCTTGTCGAAGGTGATGTCGCCGAGGTAGCCGGTGACGTGCTGTCCGCTGGTGATTTCGATGCCGTAGTTCACTTCGCCGCACGCTCACTGGTTGGCGAATCAGTGGACAAGCCCGATGAGTATTGGCACCACAATTTCGTGACCACGTTGGCGCTGCTTGATGCCATGCGTGCCAATAATGTCAACAACCTTGTTTTCTCCTCTACCGCTGCGACCTACGGCGAGCCTAAGGTCGTACCCATCACCGAGGACGCGGAAACCAAGCCCACCAACCCCTACGGCGCCACCAAATTGGCCATCGACTACGCCATTAGCTCCTATGCAAAGGCATTCGGCTTGGCGGCGACGAGCCTGCGCTACTTCAATGTTGCTGGCGCATATGGAAACGTTGGGGAAAATCGCGAGGTAGAAACCCACCTCATCCCGCTTATTCTGCAAGTCGCCCTAGGGCACCGCGATAAGATTATGATGTTCGGCGATGACTGGCCAACCCCAGACGGCACTCCCATCCGCGATTACATCCACATCCGCGACCTCGCCCAAGCACACGTTCTGGCACTGCAGTCCAACGAAAAAGGCATCCACCGCATCTTCAACTTAGGATCCGGTGACGGCTACTCCGTCAAGGAAGTCATTCAGGCGTGCCGTGAGGTCACCGGTCACCCAATCCCAGCCGAGGTAGCCCCGCGTCGTGCGGGTGACCCGGCAGTTCTCATCGCCTCGTCCGAGAAGGCAATGCAGCAACTGGGGTGGCGGCCCCAATTCACCGACATTCACAAGATCGTTGAGGATGCTTGGGCATTTACCTCACAGCTTGGCGACAAGGCACACTCCGCTCGCCGCTAA
- a CDS encoding DUF4192 domain-containing protein produces MTAHSDFKDKRINPLHSPGEVFAVLPAVLGYFPHDSVLLAGFQRSNVHPANSATGAPENSTAPGHPETKVLGEVGLNDSDKGSSDDTQTGEYFSLGPVLRLDIKDVRLLSDAAYAIREVGADFIFALVVGREQLCQDYGIFEVLLNVASCEEVDILGAWHTEEIVSKAKYRLIFAAQSHFPDADGIGQEWIEGVIPLIAASPAMKDLIAAGELPEINRTSAIDYFRPRYDTLLKDPGTLVANAVWLEAQIHGNARLLEKELEVLQTILDRHRQLPHRLPEGCVEDSASATGDVGNSFVVEIYGGLKDGQEGQSAGRYQLDEIPSPGHATVVWLATWMSRTWLRDCALALLVRHKTSARNLLHEVAISYTGITRANALSLYAALTLGEPSSFRVPVALQAVLEEMPDHRLANLIRLGYQRGFAKEVVDTMALGAETTLVENGVSVQTLRRIAGGTTENSADKDPEVA; encoded by the coding sequence ATGACAGCACATTCAGATTTCAAAGATAAAAGGATAAATCCCTTGCACAGCCCAGGCGAAGTATTTGCGGTGCTACCGGCGGTCCTTGGGTACTTCCCGCATGACTCAGTACTGCTCGCTGGCTTTCAGCGATCGAATGTTCATCCGGCAAACTCAGCCACGGGTGCTCCTGAAAACTCAACAGCCCCGGGGCATCCGGAAACCAAAGTGCTGGGAGAGGTTGGCCTCAATGACAGTGATAAGGGTTCGTCAGACGATACTCAGACGGGGGAGTACTTCAGCCTAGGGCCTGTCTTGCGCCTTGATATCAAAGATGTCCGTTTGCTTTCCGACGCCGCCTATGCGATCCGTGAGGTCGGAGCTGACTTCATCTTCGCCCTTGTCGTTGGGAGAGAGCAACTGTGTCAAGACTACGGGATCTTTGAGGTGCTTTTGAACGTGGCAAGCTGTGAAGAAGTTGACATCTTGGGTGCCTGGCACACTGAAGAAATCGTCTCGAAGGCAAAGTACAGGCTGATATTCGCCGCTCAGTCGCACTTTCCTGATGCTGATGGCATTGGCCAGGAGTGGATCGAAGGAGTAATCCCCCTAATCGCTGCATCCCCGGCAATGAAGGATCTCATCGCAGCGGGAGAGCTTCCAGAGATCAATAGGACCAGCGCAATTGACTACTTCCGCCCTCGATACGACACTTTGCTCAAGGATCCAGGCACTTTGGTCGCCAACGCTGTGTGGCTTGAGGCTCAGATTCATGGCAATGCCCGATTGTTGGAAAAGGAACTCGAAGTATTACAAACTATCCTTGATCGTCACCGACAGCTCCCGCATCGCTTGCCCGAGGGGTGTGTGGAAGATAGCGCTTCGGCAACAGGAGACGTGGGGAATTCATTCGTAGTGGAAATCTATGGTGGTCTAAAGGACGGTCAAGAGGGTCAGTCCGCGGGCAGGTATCAACTCGATGAGATTCCATCCCCAGGACACGCGACAGTAGTTTGGCTTGCGACGTGGATGTCGAGAACCTGGTTACGTGATTGCGCGCTAGCACTTCTCGTACGGCACAAGACTTCCGCGCGAAACCTCCTGCATGAGGTGGCAATTTCATATACCGGTATCACGAGGGCGAACGCATTGAGTTTGTATGCTGCGCTCACTTTGGGGGAGCCCTCCTCCTTTAGGGTTCCCGTCGCGCTCCAAGCCGTACTCGAGGAAATGCCGGATCATCGGCTAGCAAACCTTATCCGTTTGGGTTATCAACGAGGTTTTGCCAAAGAGGTCGTTGACACGATGGCTCTTGGGGCAGAAACGACCTTGGTGGAAAACGGGGTTTCGGTCCAGACCCTGAGAAGGATTGCGGGAGGAACTACAGAAAACTCGGCCGACAAGGACCCCGAAGTTGCCTAA
- a CDS encoding PAC2 family protein, producing MPNENESMYELQFPAPFVANPGAEGPTLVVALNGYADAGHAVDSSADHLLAALDHRLLASFNSDELIDYRSRRPAVTIDHNTVVDANDVQLEINVLRDSKGTSFLLLSGPEPDLRWDGFTRAVAEIVDKFKVSQTLCLYAAPMTVPHTRPLVVTAHGNAAHLIDSQFTLDSKITVPGSASLHLERLLNKEGHDVAGYTAHVPHYLSSSNYPQATLSLLQAVSDVTGLELPLRSLEADAQRSAQQIEEQVAASLEVEQLVRMLEQQYDEELERYQERHPNALMPHENEVNAETLGEEFERFLAELDAESGNPQYKDESSSDPSLGLPKASGETDDLDDSGDKPTNE from the coding sequence ATGCCAAATGAGAACGAAAGCATGTACGAGCTGCAGTTCCCTGCGCCTTTCGTCGCAAACCCTGGTGCCGAAGGCCCCACTCTCGTCGTTGCCTTGAACGGATATGCAGATGCAGGGCACGCGGTAGACAGTAGTGCAGATCACCTCTTGGCTGCCCTTGATCACCGCTTGCTGGCCAGCTTCAACAGCGATGAGCTCATCGATTACCGCTCCCGCCGCCCAGCGGTCACCATCGATCACAACACGGTCGTCGACGCGAACGACGTCCAGCTGGAAATTAACGTGCTCCGAGATTCGAAGGGCACGTCATTCCTCTTGCTAAGCGGGCCAGAACCAGATTTGCGATGGGATGGTTTTACCCGAGCAGTGGCAGAGATTGTGGACAAATTTAAGGTGTCCCAGACGCTGTGCTTGTACGCAGCGCCAATGACCGTGCCTCACACCCGTCCCCTCGTGGTCACCGCCCATGGTAATGCCGCCCACCTTATTGATAGTCAATTCACGCTGGATTCAAAGATCACGGTTCCGGGTTCTGCTTCTTTGCATCTCGAAAGGCTGCTGAACAAGGAAGGCCACGACGTCGCCGGTTACACCGCACACGTTCCCCACTATCTGTCAAGCTCAAATTACCCGCAGGCAACCTTGAGCCTGTTGCAGGCGGTGTCTGATGTGACTGGTTTGGAGCTGCCACTGCGCAGCCTCGAGGCCGATGCGCAGCGTTCCGCCCAGCAAATCGAGGAGCAGGTCGCTGCCTCGCTGGAGGTCGAGCAGCTCGTTCGAATGCTTGAGCAGCAATATGACGAAGAGCTCGAGCGCTACCAGGAGCGTCACCCTAATGCGCTCATGCCTCATGAGAATGAAGTTAATGCGGAAACACTCGGTGAGGAATTTGAACGATTCCTCGCGGAGCTCGATGCAGAGTCGGGTAATCCACAGTACAAGGATGAATCCAGCTCCGATCCATCTCTCGGATTGCCCAAGGCATCCGGCGAAACCGATGATTTGGACGACAGCGGCGACAAGCCCACGAACGAGTAA